In candidate division KSB1 bacterium, the sequence ACGTCTCGACGGACACCATCGTCGTCATTGGCGAAAGAGAAACTAAAATTCCCATCGTCAACACCATCGCTACGAAACTGCCGGTGGCGCTGCGGCAGACGCCTGCCAGCGTCGGTGTCGTCACCAGCGCGCTGATTGAAAATCAGGGCGCCATCGTGGTCGGCGACGCGCTGCGCAACGTGAGCGGCGTCAATGCGCAAACCGGGTTCGGCGTGTTTGATTATTTCATGATTCGCGGCTTTGAGTCCGTCACCAGCGGCCTGGTGCTCACCGACGGCGCGGCCGAGCCGGAAATCACATTTTACAATTTGTACAACGTCGACCGCGTTGAAGTGCTCAAAGGCCCGGGCGCGTTTTTGTACGGCGCCAATCCGCTCTCCGGCACCGTCAACCTCGTGCGCAAGCAGCCGATCTTCAGAAACTTTCTGCACCTCGGCAGCTCGTATGGCCGCTTCGATTCCTACCGCAGCACGGCTGATTTCGGATTGGCGGATTCCCGCGGGCGCCTCGCCTTCCGCCTGAACGCGCTCTGGCAGAATTCGGAGAGCTTTCGCGACGACAAAGACAACGAGAACCTCAGCGTCAATCCGGCCTTGACCTGGCGATTGAGCGAGAAGACTTCACTCACCGCCAATTTCGAGCGCGTGAAGAGCAAATACAAACCCGACACCGGCCTGCCGTTGCTCAACAATCAAGTTCCGGACGTCCCGCGCACGCAATCGTATCAACTGCCCTCGGATATTTCCGATCAAAAAATCCTGCGCGGCCGGCTCGATTTTGAGACGCGCCTCAGCGAGAGTTTCACGCTGCGCAACAAATTTTATTATACCGATTTGGACTGGCAATCCCACGGCACGCTGCTGCTGGGCGCTTTTCCGACGCCGTTCGGCACTGTCGTTGCACGTGCGCTGAATGCTTTGGATGATCGCCAAAAATTGGCCGGCAATCAAATGGAAGCAGTTCTGCGTTTTAACACCGGCAACGTGCGGCATCAGATTTTGGCCGGCTTCGAAGTCAACCGGCTCGGCGATGAATTTACGCTGGGCGTGGTGCAGCAGTTGTCGCCGATCAGCTTGGTCAATCCGGTTGAAACGACGACTTCCGTCACGCCTTCCCCATTTATGGAGACGGACGCGCGCAGCATCACGTATGCGCCTTACGCGCTCAACCAAATTGCGTTTTCCGAAAAATTGCAAGCGACGCTCGGCGGCAGGTTCGATGCGATCGACTACGAAGACACCCGCACGCTGTTCATCCAAGGCTTTCCGGTTCCAGCCTCGGCAAATCGAAACTACGAAAAGTTCAGCCCGATGCTCGGACTGGTTTTTTCCCCAACGGCGAATCTTTCATTCTACGCCAACACGGGCAAAGCGTTTGGGCCGCCGTCCACGCTCGTCGTCGGCAATGTTGAAGCCGAGGAGAGCACTCAATACGAAGTCGGCGCGAAAACGCAATTTTATAACGGCAGACTCCACGCGACGGTGGCGGCCTATCATCTCAAAAAGAATAATCTGACCATCTCCAGCTCGAGCAGCCTCGCCTTTCTCGCGGGCAAGCAAAAGTCTCGCGGCCTCGAACTTGAGTTGATGGCCGAGCCGGTGCGGCAATGGCAAACGTTCATCGCGTATGCCTTCACCGAACCCGAACTCACGGAATTCATTGATCAAATTGACGGATCGCCAACGATTCAAATCGATCGTTCCGGCAATGTTCCCGCGTTCGCGCCCAAACATATTTTGAATGTATGGACGAATAAAACTTTCGGCAATCGGTTCGGTGTTGGCCTCGGCGGACGTTATTTGAGCGAGCAGTTCATTGACGAGGACAATGCTTACAAGATCGACGGCTTTTTCACGCTGGACGCGATGCTGTATTACCAAATCGGCAACTGGCGCTGGAGCCTCAACGCCAAGAATTTGACCGACACGGAATATGAAACGCGCGGTTTCAGCTTGTTCTATTCCGCCTCGGTTTTGCCTGGCAACCCGCGCGCGATTTACGGGCAGATCGAATTCAGGCTGTGATGAGTTTTTTAAGTTCCACACGGATCAAAAATTCACGCGGAAGCTTTTTTCGCGTGTGTTTTTGATCCGCGTGACATTCCCGTTGTTGCCAGCTTCTCAGTGGGGCGTGGATATAGTTTGAAATCACCGTCAATTTGGATTTGATAATTATTTGGCCTCCAAAGCGCCGCTCGGATTTCCTGCCGAGAAATTATTTCAAAGGCCGATTGCTGACGCGCTCACACATGTCGGGCAAATCGCCATGCGGCGGCGTTTGGCCGGCGCGCCCGTTCGCCGGGAGAATTACTTTAAAGCGGAGATCGTCGTGGGCCGAGTCGGACCGGAGCAGTCGGCGGCGCAAGTTGAGTTTGATTGATTTTATAACTTTCGTCTTAAATTAAGGAGGGGAGGAAGCCCATGCCAAAGACTTACAAAAACTGCCAAAGCTGCGGCATGCCGTTGAAACGAGATACAAAAGGCGGCGGCACGAATGCCGACGGCACGAAGAGCACGATGTATTGCAGCCATTGCTACGAAGGCGGGAAGTTCACTTGGCCGAATGTCACCGTCGGTGAAATGCAAGCCTTCGTCAAAAACAAATTGAAAGAAATGGGCTTTCCCGGTTTTCTGGCCGGCATGTTCACCAAAGGCATTCCCAAATTGGAACGTTGGAAAAGCGCATAAGCGCCTGGTTAGACGTTTAAAATCATTTGGAGCACGATGATGAAAAAAACTTTTCCACGATGGACGCTCTATGCAGCGCTCTTCATTTTATACCTGCTGCACAATGACCTCTGGTTCTGGAATGATCCGAGCCTGGTGTTGGGTTTGCCGGTCGGATTGCTCTATCACATCGGCTTTTGCGTGGCCGCTTCAGTGATGATGATGCTGTTGGTCAACAACGCCTGGCCGCGCCATCTGCAAGCTCAAGGCCAGGAGGAACGCAAATCATGATCATCGCCATTATTCTGATGTATCTGGCGCTGGTGCTGTTCGTCGGCACGATGGGGCACAGGCTTTTTCGCCGCACTGGTGAAGATTATTTCGTTGCCAGCCGCAGCATCGGCCCGTTCATTCTGCTGATGTCGTTGTTCGGCACCAACATGACTTCAGTGGCCATTCTCGGCGCTTCCGGCGAAGCCTATCACGAAGGCATCGGCGTGTTCGGACAGTTGGCCTCGGCCTCGGCCTTGATCATTCCCTCGGTGTTCTTTTTTGTGGGAACACGCGTTTGGAGCTTGGGCAAACAGCATGGTTATATCACCCAGGCGCAATACTTTCGCCAGCGTTGGAATTCCGATATTCTCGGCCTGCTGCTCTTTTTGGTTCTTGGCACGCTGATGATTCCTTACCTGCTCGTCGGCGTTATGGGCAGCGGCATCACCTTGCATCAAATCACCAACAACCAGATTCCGGAATGGGTGGGCGCGCTTCTGGTTTGTGTGGTGATCATGGCCTACGTGACCTACGGCGGCATGCGCAGCACCGCTTGGGTAAACACGCTGCAAACGCTGGTCTTCATGAGCTTCGGATTCATTGCTTTCATTGTCATTACGAAAAAGATGGGCGGGCTGGCTAACGCCCTCGGCACCGTCGCCGAAAACAATCCGGAGCTGCTCATGCGCGGCGACAAAATCAAGCCGTTGCAGTTTTTGACGTATACCTGCATCCCGCTTTCCGTCGGCATGTTTCCGCACATGTTCATGCACTGGCTCACCGCCAAGCGCGCCGAGAGTTTTCGTTATCCGCTGATGTTTTATCCGATGTGCATCGCTGCGGTGTGGGTGCCCAGCGTGCTGCTCGGCATTTTGGGCAGCATCGATTTTCCCAATCTCAAAGGCCCGGCCGCCAATTCGGTTTTGATCAACGTCATCGGAAAATATTCGCCGGATTTTCTCGCGGGAATGCTGGCCGCCGGCGTACTGGCCGCGATTATGTCTTCTCTCGATTCGCAGGTGCTTTCGCTCGGCAGCATGTTCACGCACGACATCGTGCGCCACTACGGTTTTCACGACAAAATGAGCGACAAGCAGCAGGTTTTGGTCGGGCGCCTGTTCGTTGCCGGCATTCTCGCAATCTGTTTCGTGCTTTCGCTGGTCTCGAACCGCAGCATCTTCAAGCTCGGGGTTTGGTCGTTCACCGGTTTCGCCTCGCTCTTTCCAATCGTCGCCGCCGCGCTCTTTTGGAAACGCAGCACGAAATACGGCGCCATCGCCGCGATTGTGAGCGTGGCCGTAACCTGGACATACTTTTTTATCCTGGGATCGGAAGACCCCGGTTATACCATCGGCGGCACCGGCGTCATGCCGGTGGCCGTCATGCTTGCCGTGTCGGCAGCGACGATGATTATCGTTTCGTTGATGACGAAGCCGCCGGATGAGGCCACGCTGCAAAAATTTTTCGCGACGGATGGGTGCATTGCTTCTGATAAGGCATTACGCGAAAGTGAAAATGTTCAACGCCCAATAATTCATACAAACTGAAATCGCTAATGGCCGAGCCATTCACCAAAACCTTTCACGTCCGTTGGGCGAATTGGAATGAAATCGTGTTGGTTGTACTTTGACAATGAAAATTTTGTTTGGATTGCTCATGCCCTTTCGTTTCACACCCTTGATGAAAAAACGCCTGAATCGGCGGACGCAATTCATGCTGCAAGCAGCGCTGCGACTTTTTCCGGAATTGCACGGGAAAGTCATCACCGTCGGTTACACCCGTGCCCATCTCGGCAGCGCCTTGATTCCGCGTGATCGCGAAGCGGAATTGACCATACGGCTGAAAGTGCGTAAACTGTCCTACAACACGATCGGCCACGAGCTGACGCATTTGGTGCAAGGCTTGTCGCATTTGAATTCTGATGGCGCCGATGGACGCATTCCCAGCGGCGAGAAGCAATGTGACATTTGGACGCTGGCGCGCAGCGAGCTTTTTTGTGACCAGGCTCCAACGTATCTCAAGCTGCCGGCGGTGATTCGGGCAAATTGGCCGAGCTATGCTGGTTCCGTTCGCACTTTATGCGTCGCGGCGATTGCCAAACGCGCGACACATCGTTTGTACATTCGCTGGCTGGAGGAAGAAATTCAGCGGCTGGCACACCAAAATTTGGCACAAACAGCCCGCGGCGTACAAATGCACTTGGAAATAGAAGAACCTTGTGGCAGCCTTTAGAAACATATTTTATGCAACTTTGGCAGAATTTGCCGAATTTACTCAACTGATGCTTTCTTGTAATTTGTCGATTTTGCTTAATTTGCAAAAATAAATTTTCTGGCATAAAAGATGCAAAATTGAATTCAGATAAGAAATAATCTGTCAAATGTCAGTCTTTGAGCTATAAAACTGGCATTTTGTCAAAATAAAACTTGACAGCCGATAGATTATTTCTTATATTTTTGACTGGTCTTTAGCACTCTATGCAAAAGAGTGCTAATGGGCTGAGATAAGTGGATCAAAATTTTACAAAACATCTCAATCAACCAGGAGGTCACACCTATGAACATCAAACCATTGGCAGATCGTGTGGTGGTGAAGCCACTCGAAACTGAGGAGAAAAAGCAAGGCGGCATTATTATTCCCGATACGGCAAAAGAAAAGCCGATGCAGGGAGAAATCGTGGCGGTTGGTCCCGGCAAAATTACGGAGTCCGGCCAGAAGATCGCCATGGAAGTGAAAAAAGGCGATAAAGTGCTTTATGGTAAGTATTCGGGCACCGAAGTTTCCATCGATGGCAAGGATTATTTGATCATGCGCGAGAGTGATATTTTCGCCATTTTGTAAAGCCCAACGCAACGGGCAAATTGCCGACACGAATTAAATTGAACTCATAACCGAATTGAAGGAGACATAAAGTTTATGCCAAAAATCATCGAATATGATGTGGACGCGCGTTCGGCGATGAAGCGCGGTGTGGATGCGCTGGCGAACGCCGTAAAAGTCACGCTCGGCCCGAAAGGCCGCAATGTTGTGATCGACAAGAAATTCGGCGCGCCGACTGTTACGAAGGATGGCGTCACCGTGGCAAAAGAAGTTGAGTTGGAGAACCCGATTGAAAACATGGGCGCGCAGATGGTCAAGGAAGTCGCCTCCAAGACCAGCGATGTCGCCGGCGACGGCACCACCACCGCGACAGTGCTGGCGCAATCCATTTTTGCCGAGGGTTTGAAGAACGTCACCGCCGGCGCCAATCCGATGCACCTCAAGCGCGGTATTGAAAAGGCCGTGGCCGTGGTGATTGACGAAATCAAGAAAATCAGCAAGCCAATTCCCGGCAAAACCGAAATTGCGCAAGTCGGTGCGATTTCAGCGAACAACGACAAGTCCATCGGCAACCTGATCGCCGATGCGATGGAAAAAGTCGGCAAAGATGGGGTCATTACCGTTGAAGAAGCCAAATCCACCGAAACCACCCTCGAGGTTGTGGAAGGCATGCAGTTTGATCGCGGCTATATTTCACCGTATTTCGTGACCGATCCGGAAGCAATGGAAGCGGTGATCGAAGATGCGCTGATTTTGATTCACGACAAGAAGATCAGCGCGATGAAAGACCTGCTCCCGATTCTCGAGAAAGTCGCGCAAATGGGCCGCCCGCTGCTCGTGATCGCGGAAGACATTGAGGGCGAAGCGCTGGCGACGCTGGTGGTCAACAAGCTGCGTGGCACGTTGAAAGTCTGCGCCGTGAAGGCGCCGGGCTTCGGTGATCGCCGCAAAGCGATGCTGGAGGATATCGCGGTGCTGACCGGCGGCCGGGTGATTTCCGAGGAAGCCGGTTTCAAGCTCGAGAACACCACGCTCTCCGATCTCGGTAAAGCCAAGAAAGTGACCGTCGACAAGGACAACACCACCATCGTCGAAGGCGCCGGCAAAACCGAAGAGATCAAAGGCCGCATCGCGCAAATCAAGAAACAGATCGAGGTGACGACCTCGGACTATGATAAAGAAAAATTGCAGGAACGCCTGGCCAAGCTCGCCGGCGGTGTGGCGGTGTTGAAAGTCGGCGCGGCGACCGAAGTCGAAATGAAAGAAAAGAAAGCCCGCGTCGAAGACGCCCTGCATGCAACGCGTGCCGCGGTTGAGGAAGGCATCGTCCCGGGCGGCGGCACGGTGTTTCTCCGCGCCATTCCCGCTCTCGATAACGCCAAAGCCGATGATCGTGATGAGCAGATCGGCATCAACATCGTTAAGCGCGCGCTCGAAGAGCCGATTCGCCAGATTGCCGAAAACGCCGGCTGGGAAGGCTCCATCGTCGTGCAGAAGGTGAAAGAGAACAAAGACAACAACTTCGGTTTCGATGCGGATCGTGAAGAGTTTGGCGATCTGATGAAGGCCGGCATCATCGACCCGACCAAGGTGGCGCGCGTCGCGCTGCAAAATGCCTCGTCGGTTGCCGCGTTGCTGCTGATGACAGAAGCGACGATTGTCGAGAAACCCGAAGAGAAGAAGACCCCACCGATGCCTCCGGGCGGCATGGGCGGCGGCATGTATTAAACTGATCTCGACGGCTGCAGCTAAACGCCTCGTCCGTCAAAATCGTAATAAAAAAAGCCGGTTCTCGTTTGAGCAACCGGCTTTTTTATTTGGGCAAATGATCAACTCATGAATCAGATCTCAAGTTGGGAAATCTTTGCGCGATTAAATCTGACAACTTGGCTTGCACTCGTTGAATAAAATCCACAATTGCCTCGGCCGCTTTCGTCCCCTGCACCTGGCCGGTTTGCACCTCCTTCACAGCCAGTCCTGCTTGAATCAAATCATTGATGCGCTCGCTGAGCGAAAGACGATTCACCTGTGTGGCTTGCATCAGATCGCCAAAAGAAACCACCGGCTGTTCCCGCAACTTCATCAGGATCGCCAGATTGGTTGGCTCCAATGCCGCCCGCAAGGCCCGCAGCACAAGGTCGCCGGCGATGGCCTTCACCTCCTCGGGACTGTTGGCCAGCGTTTGCAACCAGCGCAAAGGAGCCTGTGCGCCGGCGTGACCTTCCGGCAGCTCTCCCGACGGTGCCATCCCCACAAAACTGTCCGTTTTGTCAATGATCATCGCCAGCAGCCGAAACCGCTGCCACAACTCCTCGGCGATGGCCGTGGAAATTTCAGACAACTCCTTCATTTCAAACCAGTGCTGTTTTGGCCTCTTGTCTTTGCCGGGTTCCTGCCTTCTATGCCATGGCCTCCGCCACCAGCTCGATCAAATCTTTCACTTCGATCCTGCCCTCATTGCCGGAAGTCTTCACTGCGTCGGTGTACATGGTGTAGTCTTTCGGGCAGGCGGTGACGAAGTATTTCACCCCACCCAGGCCGAGCGCTTCCTCGA encodes:
- a CDS encoding TonB-dependent receptor, translating into MKSTNHFRLVTLVVFFIGLSSIAAFAQTDTRKSYVSTDTIVVIGERETKIPIVNTIATKLPVALRQTPASVGVVTSALIENQGAIVVGDALRNVSGVNAQTGFGVFDYFMIRGFESVTSGLVLTDGAAEPEITFYNLYNVDRVEVLKGPGAFLYGANPLSGTVNLVRKQPIFRNFLHLGSSYGRFDSYRSTADFGLADSRGRLAFRLNALWQNSESFRDDKDNENLSVNPALTWRLSEKTSLTANFERVKSKYKPDTGLPLLNNQVPDVPRTQSYQLPSDISDQKILRGRLDFETRLSESFTLRNKFYYTDLDWQSHGTLLLGAFPTPFGTVVARALNALDDRQKLAGNQMEAVLRFNTGNVRHQILAGFEVNRLGDEFTLGVVQQLSPISLVNPVETTTSVTPSPFMETDARSITYAPYALNQIAFSEKLQATLGGRFDAIDYEDTRTLFIQGFPVPASANRNYEKFSPMLGLVFSPTANLSFYANTGKAFGPPSTLVVGNVEAEESTQYEVGAKTQFYNGRLHATVAAYHLKKNNLTISSSSSLAFLAGKQKSRGLELELMAEPVRQWQTFIAYAFTEPELTEFIDQIDGSPTIQIDRSGNVPAFAPKHILNVWTNKTFGNRFGVGLGGRYLSEQFIDEDNAYKIDGFFTLDAMLYYQIGNWRWSLNAKNLTDTEYETRGFSLFYSASVLPGNPRAIYGQIEFRL
- a CDS encoding zinc ribbon domain-containing protein, with amino-acid sequence MPKTYKNCQSCGMPLKRDTKGGGTNADGTKSTMYCSHCYEGGKFTWPNVTVGEMQAFVKNKLKEMGFPGFLAGMFTKGIPKLERWKSA
- a CDS encoding sodium:solute symporter family protein, producing the protein MIIAIILMYLALVLFVGTMGHRLFRRTGEDYFVASRSIGPFILLMSLFGTNMTSVAILGASGEAYHEGIGVFGQLASASALIIPSVFFFVGTRVWSLGKQHGYITQAQYFRQRWNSDILGLLLFLVLGTLMIPYLLVGVMGSGITLHQITNNQIPEWVGALLVCVVIMAYVTYGGMRSTAWVNTLQTLVFMSFGFIAFIVITKKMGGLANALGTVAENNPELLMRGDKIKPLQFLTYTCIPLSVGMFPHMFMHWLTAKRAESFRYPLMFYPMCIAAVWVPSVLLGILGSIDFPNLKGPAANSVLINVIGKYSPDFLAGMLAAGVLAAIMSSLDSQVLSLGSMFTHDIVRHYGFHDKMSDKQQVLVGRLFVAGILAICFVLSLVSNRSIFKLGVWSFTGFASLFPIVAAALFWKRSTKYGAIAAIVSVAVTWTYFFILGSEDPGYTIGGTGVMPVAVMLAVSAATMIIVSLMTKPPDEATLQKFFATDGCIASDKALRESENVQRPIIHTN
- the groES gene encoding co-chaperone GroES, translating into MNIKPLADRVVVKPLETEEKKQGGIIIPDTAKEKPMQGEIVAVGPGKITESGQKIAMEVKKGDKVLYGKYSGTEVSIDGKDYLIMRESDIFAIL
- the groL gene encoding chaperonin GroEL (60 kDa chaperone family; promotes refolding of misfolded polypeptides especially under stressful conditions; forms two stacked rings of heptamers to form a barrel-shaped 14mer; ends can be capped by GroES; misfolded proteins enter the barrel where they are refolded when GroES binds), with the translated sequence MPKIIEYDVDARSAMKRGVDALANAVKVTLGPKGRNVVIDKKFGAPTVTKDGVTVAKEVELENPIENMGAQMVKEVASKTSDVAGDGTTTATVLAQSIFAEGLKNVTAGANPMHLKRGIEKAVAVVIDEIKKISKPIPGKTEIAQVGAISANNDKSIGNLIADAMEKVGKDGVITVEEAKSTETTLEVVEGMQFDRGYISPYFVTDPEAMEAVIEDALILIHDKKISAMKDLLPILEKVAQMGRPLLVIAEDIEGEALATLVVNKLRGTLKVCAVKAPGFGDRRKAMLEDIAVLTGGRVISEEAGFKLENTTLSDLGKAKKVTVDKDNTTIVEGAGKTEEIKGRIAQIKKQIEVTTSDYDKEKLQERLAKLAGGVAVLKVGAATEVEMKEKKARVEDALHATRAAVEEGIVPGGGTVFLRAIPALDNAKADDRDEQIGINIVKRALEEPIRQIAENAGWEGSIVVQKVKENKDNNFGFDADREEFGDLMKAGIIDPTKVARVALQNASSVAALLLMTEATIVEKPEEKKTPPMPPGGMGGGMY
- a CDS encoding ArsR family transcriptional regulator encodes the protein MKELSEISTAIAEELWQRFRLLAMIIDKTDSFVGMAPSGELPEGHAGAQAPLRWLQTLANSPEEVKAIAGDLVLRALRAALEPTNLAILMKLREQPVVSFGDLMQATQVNRLSLSERINDLIQAGLAVKEVQTGQVQGTKAAEAIVDFIQRVQAKLSDLIAQRFPNLRSDS